In a single window of the Acinetobacter sp. CS-2 genome:
- a CDS encoding transporter: protein MPVLKTVSFIFAAGFSINAMAANFSFDRPGTGIGTGITPVGQLAWEQGLPSLNYSESTDENGLKVKNTSLNADMLLRTGLAKDLEVQLGWQGPSWLKTKTAGQSIEEDGLGDVSIGVKKAINLDDEKLSMAILAEAILATGNDGFSNEDDIYSLTSAVAYDYSDLIATSMTMRYEVQNSNWAVTAVPTIEYKITDKLSGFSELVYRKAESQNYEYALGSGLIYALNERVQMDASIGVDLNGRDKSYQSGLGVAFLF, encoded by the coding sequence ATGCCAGTCCTAAAAACAGTAAGTTTCATTTTTGCAGCAGGTTTTAGCATCAATGCGATGGCTGCCAACTTTTCTTTTGACCGTCCGGGTACAGGAATTGGTACAGGTATTACTCCAGTCGGTCAGCTGGCATGGGAACAGGGTTTACCAAGCCTAAACTACTCAGAAAGTACTGATGAGAACGGGCTAAAGGTTAAAAACACCAGCTTAAATGCCGACATGTTATTGCGTACCGGTTTAGCCAAAGATCTTGAAGTGCAATTGGGCTGGCAAGGACCATCCTGGTTAAAGACCAAAACGGCAGGCCAGTCCATTGAAGAAGACGGTCTGGGTGATGTCAGCATTGGGGTAAAAAAGGCCATTAATCTGGATGATGAAAAGCTTTCTATGGCTATTTTAGCCGAAGCTATTCTGGCGACTGGTAATGACGGTTTTAGCAATGAAGATGATATTTACAGCCTAACCTCGGCTGTGGCTTATGATTACAGCGATTTAATTGCTACTTCCATGACCATGCGCTATGAAGTCCAAAACAGCAACTGGGCAGTGACTGCAGTACCGACCATTGAATATAAAATCACTGACAAATTGTCAGGTTTTTCTGAACTGGTCTATCGCAAAGCCGAAAGTCAGAATTATGAATATGCACTGGGTTCAGGACTCATTTATGCACTGAATGAGCGTGTGCAAATGGATGCCAGTATTGGTGTGGACTTAAATGGTCGAGATAAAAGTTATCAATCAGGTTTGGGTGTTGCATTCCTATTTTAA
- a CDS encoding GNAT family N-acetyltransferase: MGFLIRPAQVQDLEHILKIYNAEILNGTATWNSTPKSIEDFQNWFKSLTEQLFPLFVAEHSETKHIAGYADYSSFRQISGFKHTVEHSVFIHPDFIGQGLGKALMLKLIEHARQNYIHVMVAAIDHENQASIVLHEKLGFKQTGYMPEVGQKFGKWRDLVLMQLNLNL, encoded by the coding sequence ATGGGTTTTCTGATTCGTCCCGCTCAAGTACAAGATCTAGAACACATCCTGAAAATTTATAATGCTGAAATTTTAAATGGTACTGCGACCTGGAATAGCACACCAAAGTCTATTGAGGATTTTCAGAACTGGTTTAAAAGCCTTACTGAACAACTATTTCCTTTGTTTGTCGCTGAACATTCAGAGACTAAACACATCGCCGGCTATGCCGATTATTCTTCTTTCCGCCAAATTAGCGGGTTTAAACATACAGTGGAACATTCGGTCTTTATTCATCCGGACTTTATCGGACAAGGTTTGGGAAAAGCCTTAATGCTGAAACTGATTGAACATGCACGGCAAAATTATATTCATGTGATGGTTGCTGCGATTGATCATGAAAATCAAGCATCAATTGTGTTACATGAAAAATTAGGTTTTAAGCAGACAGGTTATATGCCAGAAGTTGGACAAAAATTTGGGAAATGGCGTGATCTGGTGTTAATGCAACTCAATTTAAACCTATAA
- a CDS encoding alpha/beta hydrolase translates to MKINPLWKQLITESFLKTTIRLPSQFNLPPNSARFVIEQMCRLFPQNKNVSIRPIRLAGLRAEEIKPHNEATQLILHIHGGAFFLGSLNTHRTFVSDMVARTQMQALHVDYPLAPEQPFPEALDALFDVYNILLDQGIQAKDIILSGDSCGANLALALTLKIRDEQLPQVSGLMLLSPFLDLTLTSESLRYNQKHDALLSIETLETGIDYYVPKSMDKSHPSISPLFADLTGLPPTLVQVGSKEILLDDAQRFKEKAEQANVEVTFKLYTGMWHNFQMFHAWFDEAKQALADLAEFAHALDQS, encoded by the coding sequence ATGAAGATAAATCCGTTATGGAAACAATTAATTACAGAAAGTTTTTTAAAAACCACCATCCGTCTGCCAAGCCAGTTTAACTTACCTCCAAATTCAGCACGCTTTGTCATTGAACAAATGTGCCGTCTATTTCCGCAGAATAAAAATGTCAGTATTCGCCCAATCCGTCTTGCCGGTTTACGTGCTGAAGAAATCAAACCTCACAATGAGGCCACACAGCTTATTTTACATATACACGGCGGTGCATTCTTTTTAGGATCCTTAAATACCCATCGGACATTTGTATCCGACATGGTGGCACGGACCCAAATGCAAGCGCTGCACGTAGATTATCCTCTCGCGCCTGAACAGCCTTTTCCTGAAGCGCTGGATGCACTGTTTGATGTTTACAATATTTTGCTCGACCAAGGCATACAAGCCAAGGATATTATTTTGTCCGGGGATTCCTGTGGTGCCAATCTGGCTTTGGCCTTGACACTTAAAATTCGTGATGAACAGCTGCCTCAGGTCAGTGGTCTGATGCTGTTGTCACCCTTTTTAGATTTAACCCTCACCAGTGAATCCTTACGCTATAACCAGAAACACGATGCCTTATTGTCCATTGAAACCTTAGAAACCGGAATTGATTATTACGTTCCTAAATCGATGGATAAATCACATCCCTCAATTTCTCCCCTATTTGCAGATTTAACTGGATTACCTCCTACACTGGTACAAGTAGGATCGAAAGAAATTCTGCTGGATGATGCACAGCGCTTTAAAGAAAAAGCAGAACAGGCCAATGTTGAAGTGACTTTTAAACTTTATACCGGCATGTGGCACAATTTTCAGATGTTCCATGCGTGGTTTGATGAAGCCAAACAGGCACTGGCCGATCTGGCTGAATTTGCCCATGCACTGGATCAAAGCTAA
- a CDS encoding outer membrane protein OmpK: protein MKLTQFFATCALASTAALTQASPVVWQDFSVTGLYGENYEVGTEDRTTVTAEYAAKLKYSDVFFFVDHQLDGNDEQNTYFELAPRLSLGEVSGKDLSFGPIKDVLIATTWEHNAGYDQNQEFNNFLYGIGFALDIPYTQYANVNFYKADNDKTKDDYQMTITYAVPFKLGSEDFLVDAFLDWSTAEKGAQASELNWTSQYKWNVGKHISPKTKLYVGIEHSVWNNKFGIQGVDQNDVSALVKYHF from the coding sequence ATGAAACTTACACAATTTTTTGCTACATGTGCATTGGCTTCAACAGCTGCGCTTACACAGGCTTCGCCAGTGGTATGGCAAGACTTCAGCGTAACTGGTCTTTATGGTGAAAACTATGAAGTGGGTACTGAAGACCGTACGACCGTGACTGCAGAATATGCAGCTAAACTTAAATACTCGGATGTATTTTTCTTTGTTGACCATCAATTGGATGGCAATGATGAACAAAATACATATTTCGAGTTAGCGCCACGTTTAAGCTTAGGCGAAGTATCTGGAAAAGATCTTTCTTTTGGTCCAATTAAAGATGTCCTTATTGCGACAACTTGGGAACACAATGCAGGATATGACCAAAACCAAGAGTTTAATAACTTCTTGTACGGTATTGGTTTCGCTTTAGATATTCCATACACCCAGTATGCCAATGTGAACTTCTATAAAGCGGATAACGACAAAACTAAAGATGATTATCAAATGACGATCACTTATGCAGTTCCGTTTAAATTGGGTTCTGAAGATTTCCTGGTAGATGCCTTCCTGGATTGGTCAACAGCTGAAAAAGGCGCTCAAGCAAGCGAGCTGAACTGGACCAGCCAGTACAAATGGAATGTAGGTAAGCATATTTCACCTAAAACCAAATTATATGTGGGTATCGAACACTCAGTTTGGAACAACAAATTTGGTATTCAAGGCGTTGATCAAAACGACGTCAGTGCTTTGGTCAAATACCACTTCTAA
- a CDS encoding YqiA/YcfP family alpha/beta fold hydrolase yields MNIIYLHGFQSSALSIKGRQIKDYCQQHSNVQVHLPDLNMPPEQTMAHVAAMIESLDRVVLVGSSLGGFYATQLVAKYGVPAVLINPAMRPWQLFRDLFGSDQIPYVVNAEWTLDHTHLDQLEQMAVPFVQDADKILVLLQQGDEVLDYREAQRYYSNASHQSMLITEANGNHAMENFADKIPMALQFLSDCIN; encoded by the coding sequence ATGAACATCATTTATTTACATGGATTTCAAAGCAGTGCTTTATCCATAAAAGGCCGGCAGATTAAAGACTACTGTCAGCAGCACAGCAATGTTCAGGTTCATCTGCCGGATCTCAACATGCCGCCAGAGCAGACCATGGCGCATGTGGCTGCCATGATTGAAAGTCTGGACCGGGTGGTGCTGGTGGGGAGCAGTCTAGGAGGCTTTTATGCGACACAGCTGGTCGCAAAGTATGGCGTTCCGGCTGTTTTAATTAATCCTGCTATGCGACCATGGCAACTATTTCGTGACTTATTTGGCAGTGATCAGATTCCCTATGTGGTGAATGCTGAATGGACGCTGGATCATACCCATCTGGATCAGCTTGAGCAGATGGCGGTGCCATTTGTGCAAGATGCGGACAAAATTTTAGTGTTATTACAACAAGGGGACGAAGTTTTGGATTATCGTGAAGCACAGCGCTATTATAGCAATGCTTCACATCAGTCCATGCTGATTACCGAAGCAAATGGCAACCATGCGATGGAAAATTTCGCAGACAAAATACCGATGGCCTTACAGTTTTTATCGGATTGTATAAATTAA
- the parE gene encoding DNA topoisomerase IV subunit B, which yields MSQYTAQSLEVLSGLDPVRRRPGMYTDTTRPNHLAQEVIDNAVDEALAGHANKITVTVYKDGSLSVEDNGRGMPVDIHPEYGQSGIEIILTKLHAGGKFSTDNYQFSGGLHGVGISVVNALSDRVEVEVQRQGNLYKMAFEHGEPVAPLEVLQGKAPKRATGTTVHFWPEAKYFDSPKFALKALKHNLKAKAVLAAGLEINYVDQINDEKISWQFENGLVDYLMDELEDREIIPSPAFVASGEAERASAEFAICWNAEGGEQIQESYVNLIPTAQGGTHVNGLRSGVTDAMREFCELRNLLPRNLKLSAEDVWDGVNYILSLKFQEPQFSGQTKERLSSREASGIVLNIAKDAFALWLNQNSDIAMQLAELAIAKAGRRLKAAKKVERKKIVSGPALPGKLADCVGHTLEESELFIVEGDSAGGSAKQARDKNFQAIMPIRGKILNTWEVSSDEVLGSQEVHDIAIAIGVDPGSDDLSELRYGKICILADADSDGLHIATLLCALFVKHFPTMVEEGHLFVAMPPLFRIDDGKDVHYALDEDELESILKKCKSKNPQITRFKGLGEMNASQLRETTMDPNTRRLVQLDLDDAHFTAGLLDKLLAKKRSSDRKHWLEQKGNLADLVV from the coding sequence GTGTCTCAATATACGGCTCAATCACTTGAAGTTTTATCTGGTTTAGATCCGGTACGCCGTCGTCCGGGTATGTATACCGATACCACTCGTCCAAACCATTTGGCGCAGGAAGTTATTGATAACGCTGTGGATGAGGCACTTGCCGGACATGCCAATAAAATTACTGTCACAGTGTATAAAGACGGTTCCCTGTCGGTTGAAGACAATGGCCGGGGGATGCCGGTGGATATCCATCCGGAATATGGCCAGAGCGGGATTGAAATTATTCTGACCAAGCTGCATGCCGGGGGTAAATTCAGTACCGATAACTACCAGTTTTCCGGTGGTTTGCATGGAGTAGGGATTTCCGTGGTCAATGCCCTATCTGACCGGGTGGAAGTGGAAGTTCAGCGTCAGGGCAACCTGTATAAAATGGCCTTTGAACATGGTGAACCAGTTGCGCCGCTGGAAGTGCTGCAAGGCAAGGCACCGAAACGTGCGACCGGTACCACAGTACATTTCTGGCCGGAAGCCAAATATTTTGATTCGCCCAAGTTTGCCCTCAAGGCTTTAAAACATAATTTAAAAGCCAAAGCCGTTTTAGCGGCAGGTTTGGAAATCAATTATGTAGACCAGATCAATGATGAAAAGATCAGCTGGCAGTTCGAAAATGGTCTGGTTGACTACTTAATGGATGAGCTGGAAGATCGTGAAATCATTCCGAGTCCAGCTTTTGTGGCTAGTGGTGAGGCTGAACGTGCCAGTGCCGAATTTGCGATTTGCTGGAATGCTGAAGGTGGCGAACAAATTCAGGAAAGCTATGTCAACCTGATTCCAACTGCGCAGGGCGGTACCCATGTCAATGGTCTGCGTTCAGGGGTCACCGATGCCATGCGTGAGTTCTGTGAACTGCGTAACCTGTTGCCGCGTAATTTAAAATTGTCTGCCGAAGATGTCTGGGATGGGGTGAACTACATTCTGTCGTTAAAATTTCAGGAACCACAATTTTCCGGTCAAACCAAAGAGCGCCTGTCGAGCCGTGAAGCCTCAGGCATTGTGCTGAATATCGCCAAAGATGCTTTTGCACTGTGGCTCAACCAGAATTCAGACATTGCCATGCAGCTGGCCGAATTGGCGATTGCCAAGGCGGGTCGCCGTTTAAAAGCGGCAAAAAAAGTTGAACGTAAGAAGATTGTTTCCGGACCTGCACTCCCGGGTAAATTGGCCGACTGTGTAGGACATACCCTGGAAGAATCGGAACTGTTTATTGTGGAAGGGGATTCTGCGGGTGGTTCTGCCAAGCAGGCACGTGACAAGAATTTCCAGGCAATCATGCCAATTCGCGGGAAAATCTTAAATACTTGGGAAGTCTCTTCTGATGAAGTTCTGGGTTCTCAGGAGGTGCATGATATTGCCATTGCGATTGGAGTCGATCCGGGCAGTGATGACCTGTCCGAACTTCGCTACGGTAAAATCTGTATTCTGGCCGATGCCGATTCAGATGGTCTGCATATCGCGACCCTGCTCTGTGCCTTGTTTGTGAAACACTTCCCAACCATGGTGGAGGAAGGGCATTTGTTTGTGGCCATGCCGCCCTTATTCCGTATTGATGATGGTAAGGATGTGCACTATGCGCTGGATGAAGACGAGCTGGAAAGCATTCTGAAAAAATGCAAAAGCAAGAATCCGCAAATCACCCGATTCAAAGGTCTGGGTGAAATGAATGCCAGTCAGTTAAGGGAAACCACGATGGATCCGAATACCCGTCGTCTGGTACAGCTAGATCTGGATGATGCACATTTTACCGCCGGTCTGCTGGATAAATTACTTGCAAAAAAACGCTCATCGGACCGTAAACACTGGTTAGAACAGAAAGGTAATCTTGCTGATCTGGTGGTTTAA
- a CDS encoding GGDEF domain-containing protein, with protein MKPIFSPNHAFSFKEKIAKYLLEDGGVMNWSVLNKCILMLILGSSVHMIWIIWKVFVLLSPEVWPWVNLPLLKLQLEMNILILTVFIALIYPCSAWRKKAWVQQCLPYVSVGILVMSLCRDGYVIGVLSPATMITYMCLLTVGLVLFNRKIVYFALIPATLFLLVCGYLGLQGQISYGPLFNLHTQPYQNMFWVLTMMYFIVPILITCLILFEILLSQWRHREKLIQHLSQVDPLTNTLNRRSINNCLEKLERKPNESYALVLIDLDHFKRINDQYGHDKGDETLIQVSQALSQIIRDSDMLGRFGGEEFLLILNHSSLEQAQIIAERCRQAIQQLHLCSESGEIIPITASFGIALSSPLLNSQQLLSRADKALYAAKGYGRNQVKCYQAELFTEPKPC; from the coding sequence ATGAAGCCAATCTTTTCACCAAATCATGCCTTCTCATTCAAAGAAAAAATTGCGAAATACCTGTTAGAAGATGGGGGTGTAATGAATTGGAGTGTCCTGAATAAATGCATTTTGATGCTGATTTTAGGAAGTTCAGTGCATATGATCTGGATTATCTGGAAAGTTTTTGTACTTTTATCTCCTGAAGTCTGGCCTTGGGTAAATTTACCCTTGCTCAAACTACAGCTGGAAATGAATATCCTGATTTTGACCGTCTTTATTGCGCTGATTTACCCATGTTCGGCATGGCGTAAAAAAGCCTGGGTACAGCAATGCCTACCCTATGTATCCGTGGGGATTTTGGTCATGTCTTTATGTCGTGATGGTTATGTGATCGGCGTACTCAGTCCGGCCACCATGATCACTTACATGTGTCTGCTCACGGTGGGCCTGGTGCTGTTTAACCGTAAAATCGTTTATTTCGCCCTTATCCCGGCCACATTATTTTTACTGGTTTGCGGGTATTTAGGCTTGCAAGGTCAAATCAGCTACGGTCCGTTGTTTAATCTTCACACCCAACCCTACCAGAATATGTTTTGGGTGCTGACAATGATGTATTTCATTGTACCAATTCTTATTACTTGTTTAATTTTATTTGAAATTTTACTTAGCCAATGGCGGCATCGAGAAAAACTGATTCAGCATTTAAGTCAGGTTGACCCACTGACCAATACTCTTAACCGGCGCAGCATCAACAATTGTCTGGAAAAACTAGAACGCAAACCCAATGAATCTTATGCACTGGTGTTAATTGACCTGGATCATTTCAAGCGCATTAATGACCAATACGGGCACGATAAAGGCGACGAAACCCTGATTCAGGTCAGTCAAGCACTCTCTCAAATCATTCGAGATAGCGATATGCTGGGCCGTTTTGGTGGAGAAGAATTTCTTCTTATTTTAAATCATTCTTCTCTAGAACAGGCACAAATTATTGCTGAACGGTGTCGTCAGGCCATTCAACAGCTTCATTTATGCAGTGAATCGGGAGAGATCATTCCGATCACCGCAAGTTTTGGCATTGCACTATCCAGTCCCTTACTCAATTCGCAACAATTGCTCAGCCGGGCAGACAAGGCTCTGTATGCAGCCAAAGGCTACGGACGCAATCAGGTCAAGTGTTATCAGGCAGAGTTGTTTACTGAGCCCAAGCCCTGCTAA
- a CDS encoding FMN-dependent NADH-azoreductase, which translates to MKVLHIDSSILGDASVSRQLSQAIVTQLQAKHADATVEYLDLAQQPIPHLTAEILMGQDAEQAALGEKIIQQYLDADVVVVGAAMYNFGLPSTLKAWIDRISVAGKTFKYTENGPVGLAGEKKAYIASSRGGVYGENSPADFQEGFLKTVFNFTGVNDVEIIRAEGVNMGAESKDQAIASALAQVQSL; encoded by the coding sequence ATGAAAGTTTTACATATCGATTCGAGTATTTTAGGTGATGCTTCTGTTTCACGCCAATTAAGTCAGGCGATTGTCACTCAGTTGCAAGCCAAGCATGCAGATGCGACCGTAGAATATCTGGATTTGGCACAACAGCCCATTCCACATTTAACCGCTGAAATTTTGATGGGGCAAGATGCTGAACAGGCAGCCTTAGGTGAAAAAATTATTCAGCAATATTTGGATGCGGACGTGGTTGTAGTCGGTGCAGCAATGTATAACTTTGGCTTGCCGTCTACGCTAAAAGCTTGGATTGACCGGATCAGTGTGGCCGGTAAAACCTTTAAATATACTGAAAATGGTCCTGTTGGTTTGGCTGGTGAGAAAAAAGCCTATATCGCCAGCAGTCGTGGCGGCGTGTATGGTGAAAATAGCCCGGCAGATTTTCAGGAAGGTTTTTTGAAAACTGTATTTAATTTCACCGGTGTGAACGATGTCGAAATTATTCGTGCAGAAGGTGTCAATATGGGTGCAGAGTCAAAAGATCAGGCAATTGCCAGCGCTTTAGCTCAGGTGCAAAGCCTGTAA
- the dsbD gene encoding protein-disulfide reductase DsbD: MKKHLQDMGLWFRFAICGLIGSVIILCSMTLQAQEQLLAPEDAFSFSVESSSTHEARLNWTIPEGYYLYQHKFEVRQGAQKLALKLPQATDLHDENYGRTQVYFHQVQFNISTEASQTYQVTWQGCAQDRICYPPQTIEFQTDIDGLVLLQNQARASKRLLDLSTSSNSSVTGQNTLSAEQNSIQPTAKPVIRDTAKDQMWSETLAESSLLYGLLLFFGLGILLAFTPCSLPMLPILTSLIVRDSKGLKAWMIALVFVCSMAMVYAVLGLIASSAGLNFQRWLQQPSTLIAFSALFVLFALNLFGLFEIKLPQALVNRLDQAQSLQKGGSLIGAGVMGMISALLVGPCMTAPLAGALLFISQNQSQWQGALLLFTLGFGMGTPLLLASVLGSRVLPKAGLWMHQIKVLFAFIMLALALYFIRPLISEAWLQWAGLGLGIAFIAYILFRIRQQTPLRALYVLVLLVVMPYLAYTQYQHSQRFFIGQSTTQATWHVAKTANEFQQLLSSVPSNQPIIIDVYADWCVACQPIEHQVLKSAQVQQALAPYFLIKLDLSNYDATHQALLNQWDILGPPTYLFLDAKQQEIRGLRLTGAFSEAELLKQLDLFQQHIGP; the protein is encoded by the coding sequence ATGAAAAAGCATCTTCAAGACATGGGCTTGTGGTTTCGGTTCGCTATATGCGGATTGATCGGTAGTGTGATTATATTGTGCTCCATGACACTGCAGGCGCAAGAGCAATTGCTTGCACCCGAGGATGCTTTTTCTTTTAGTGTTGAATCTAGCAGTACACATGAAGCCCGACTCAACTGGACAATTCCAGAGGGTTATTATTTATATCAGCACAAATTTGAAGTCCGGCAAGGGGCACAAAAGCTGGCTTTAAAATTGCCGCAAGCCACCGATTTACATGATGAAAACTATGGTCGCACCCAGGTTTATTTTCATCAAGTGCAATTTAATATTTCGACCGAAGCCTCCCAAACCTACCAGGTGACGTGGCAGGGCTGTGCCCAAGACCGGATTTGCTATCCACCGCAAACCATTGAGTTTCAGACCGATATTGACGGTTTGGTGCTGTTGCAAAATCAGGCCAGAGCAAGCAAGCGTCTGCTGGATCTTTCAACATCTTCAAACAGTTCTGTAACTGGTCAAAACACTTTGAGTGCTGAACAGAATAGCATTCAACCGACAGCAAAGCCCGTCATACGCGATACTGCAAAAGATCAAATGTGGTCGGAAACACTGGCTGAAAGCTCTTTGCTGTATGGCTTATTGCTGTTTTTCGGTTTAGGCATCTTGTTGGCCTTTACGCCATGTTCATTACCGATGCTGCCGATTTTAACTTCGCTGATTGTTCGCGACAGTAAAGGGCTGAAAGCCTGGATGATTGCTCTGGTATTTGTCTGCAGTATGGCCATGGTCTATGCGGTTTTAGGCTTAATTGCTTCATCTGCTGGTTTGAATTTTCAGCGCTGGTTACAGCAGCCTTCCACCCTGATTGCTTTTAGTGCGTTATTTGTTTTATTTGCACTAAATTTATTCGGTTTATTTGAAATTAAATTGCCCCAAGCTTTGGTCAACCGCCTCGATCAGGCCCAGTCGCTACAAAAAGGTGGCAGCCTGATTGGGGCAGGTGTTATGGGGATGATCTCTGCACTGCTGGTTGGACCCTGCATGACCGCACCTCTAGCCGGGGCACTGTTATTTATTTCCCAGAATCAAAGCCAGTGGCAGGGGGCACTCTTGCTGTTCACCTTGGGTTTTGGCATGGGAACGCCCTTGCTTCTGGCCAGTGTACTGGGTTCCAGGGTGTTGCCTAAAGCAGGGTTGTGGATGCACCAGATTAAGGTGCTGTTTGCCTTTATCATGCTAGCCTTGGCCCTATATTTTATTCGTCCGCTTATTTCTGAGGCCTGGCTGCAATGGGCAGGCTTAGGTTTAGGCATTGCTTTTATTGCGTATATCCTTTTTCGCATTCGGCAACAGACCCCGCTGAGGGCTTTATATGTACTGGTATTACTCGTGGTGATGCCTTATCTGGCTTATACTCAATATCAACACAGCCAGCGGTTTTTTATCGGGCAAAGCACGACCCAGGCCACTTGGCATGTGGCAAAAACAGCGAATGAATTTCAACAGCTCTTAAGTAGTGTGCCCTCCAATCAGCCGATTATTATTGATGTGTATGCAGACTGGTGTGTGGCCTGTCAGCCCATTGAACATCAGGTGCTAAAATCGGCTCAAGTCCAACAAGCACTTGCGCCGTATTTTCTGATTAAACTGGATTTGAGTAACTATGATGCAACGCATCAGGCCTTATTGAATCAATGGGATATTTTAGGGCCGCCCACCTATTTATTCTTGGATGCTAAGCAGCAGGAAATTCGTGGTTTACGTCTAACCGGTGCTTTTAGCGAGGCTGAATTACTGAAACAGCTCGATTTGTTTCAACAGCATATAGGACCATAA
- a CDS encoding glutathione S-transferase family protein, translating into MYQLYIANKNYSSWSMRPWLVLQAFQLPFQEFMIPFPAERNTGTFKQDVLAINPNGKVPVLIDHDLMLWDSLAICEYLAERHPNQHLWPQDVKQRAHARCIVAEMHSGFSGLRNACGMNIRAHLADVGKRLWQDNAELRQDVARIEQIWSERPEVNGFLCGEFSIADAFYAPVVTRLMTYALPVSESTQQYMHTMLQHPAMKLWMEGALQEQAWVNYLESYQQQPL; encoded by the coding sequence ATGTATCAGCTCTATATAGCCAATAAAAATTATTCCAGCTGGTCAATGCGCCCGTGGCTGGTGTTACAGGCTTTTCAGTTGCCTTTTCAGGAATTCATGATTCCGTTTCCCGCAGAACGCAACACCGGCACATTCAAGCAGGATGTATTGGCCATTAACCCCAATGGGAAAGTCCCGGTATTGATCGATCATGACTTGATGCTGTGGGATTCGCTGGCGATTTGTGAATATCTGGCAGAACGGCACCCCAATCAGCATTTGTGGCCACAAGATGTCAAGCAGCGTGCGCATGCACGTTGTATTGTGGCGGAAATGCATAGCGGATTTTCAGGTTTGCGCAATGCCTGCGGCATGAATATCCGAGCCCATTTAGCCGATGTGGGTAAGCGTTTATGGCAGGACAATGCCGAGCTTAGGCAAGATGTGGCACGGATCGAACAGATCTGGTCAGAACGTCCAGAGGTGAACGGTTTTTTATGTGGTGAATTTTCAATTGCCGATGCATTTTATGCCCCGGTGGTGACGCGGCTTATGACCTATGCCTTACCGGTCAGTGAGTCGACACAGCAGTATATGCACACCATGCTGCAACATCCGGCCATGAAACTGTGGATGGAAGGCGCGTTGCAAGAACAAGCTTGGGTGAATTATTTAGAGTCGTATCAACAGCAGCCGCTTTAG
- a CDS encoding HPF/RaiA family ribosome-associated protein, whose protein sequence is MNIEIRTDKNIQNSDRLITYVRAELNAEFQRYSERITHFSVHFSDENGPKGGADDIHCMIEARPAGLKPVVVNHHGHNIDTAIHGAIDRLKRSLEHLFEKIDDPRAAVPVLAETAEASDVDDVND, encoded by the coding sequence ATGAACATTGAAATTCGTACCGATAAAAACATCCAAAATAGTGATCGTTTAATTACTTATGTTCGTGCAGAACTGAATGCTGAATTCCAACGTTATAGCGAACGTATTACCCATTTCTCGGTTCATTTTAGCGATGAAAATGGTCCAAAAGGTGGTGCAGATGATATTCACTGCATGATCGAAGCACGCCCGGCAGGTTTGAAACCGGTAGTGGTGAACCATCATGGTCATAATATCGATACTGCCATACATGGAGCCATTGACCGCTTAAAACGCAGTTTGGAACATCTATTTGAGAAAATAGATGACCCTCGTGCCGCAGTGCCGGTACTTGCTGAAACTGCAGAAGCCAGTGATGTGGACGATGTAAATGATTAA
- a CDS encoding ankyrin repeat domain-containing protein: protein MLTAQQQVFVQAIEELDLAQVQRLLAEGLDPNFIDLEKGPAISVWSDGLFKWWEHICEAYEAGSPLSEQEKQQNLAVHLEILEALIQAKVNLHLWDAEELYGPLWDAASSACVPAVQRLLDEKVDPNTKDEDGQTILSSISDLFFDCDFDEINWSEALAEEKQTLELLRSYGAKMTKELT, encoded by the coding sequence ATGTTAACAGCACAACAACAAGTCTTTGTACAGGCAATAGAAGAGCTGGATCTTGCTCAGGTACAACGTCTTTTGGCAGAAGGTCTCGATCCGAATTTTATTGATCTGGAAAAAGGTCCGGCCATTTCTGTCTGGTCCGATGGTTTGTTCAAATGGTGGGAGCATATTTGCGAAGCTTATGAAGCCGGTTCACCTTTATCTGAACAAGAAAAACAGCAGAATCTGGCAGTTCATCTTGAAATTTTAGAGGCGCTTATTCAAGCCAAAGTCAATTTACATTTATGGGATGCCGAAGAACTGTATGGTCCATTATGGGATGCTGCCAGCTCCGCCTGCGTGCCTGCAGTGCAACGTTTACTGGATGAAAAAGTAGATCCTAATACCAAAGATGAAGATGGTCAGACCATATTATCCTCGATTAGTGATTTATTCTTTGATTGTGACTTTGACGAAATCAACTGGTCAGAAGCATTGGCCGAAGAAAAGCAAACTTTAGAGTTGCTCCGTAGTTATGGGGCTAAAATGACTAAAGAATTAACATAA